CGGTAATTAAATAACCGGCTATCGAAAAATCAGGCGTGGAGGAGGCAAGCGCCCAGACAACAGCAACAAAAAAGACCCTGCTCAAGATAGGCGGGATGCACTGCGCGGGGTGCGTCAATTCCATCCAGAGGCACGTCTCGACAGTTGAAGGCGTGTCAAAGGTGGAGGTCAACCTCGCAAGCGAAAAGGCGGTTGTAGAATTTGACCCTGCAAAGGTGGGTTTGCCCGACATCGAAAAGGCAATTGAAGAGGTCGGCTACCGGGTAGTCTACGAAAAGGTGTCGCTAAAGGTCGAGGGCATCACCGACTCGGCAGACGCCCAGAGACTGGAAGGCGGGATTTCGAGGATGGAAGGCGTCAGGTCGGCGTCTGCAAACTATGGAAACGCGCAGGTGCTTGTCGAGTACAGCCCTGCGCTCGTGTCGCTTGCAGACATTCGCAAAAAGGTGGGCGACTATGGCTACAGCGTCATTGGCGAGAGCACGCAGGCAAGCGCCCACGACGTCGAGGCGCGCAAGCTCAAAAACCTGTTCTTTCTTGGCGTCGCATTCACGGTACCTGTCGTTTTGTTCAGCTACCCAGAAGTGTTTTCGTTCCTGCCGCTTGCTGGGACAAGCGCCGGGGCGTATATCGCTTTTGCTGCGGCGTCAATAGTCCAGTTTGTCACTGGGAGCAGGTTCTACTCTGGCGCATTCAGGATAGCAAGGATGAGGTCTGCCAACATGGACACGCTTGTGGTCCTTGGCACGACTGCCGCATACGTGTTCAGCGCATACAACACTTTCCCGGCGCCAACATGGCACGGCATCTACTACGACGCCTCGTCGCTTGTGATCACGTTCATACTGCTCGGCAAGTACCTTGAGCTAAAGACAAAGGGCAGGACTGGCGCCGTGATACGCAAGATGCTGGAGCTCCAGCCCAAGGCGGCAAGGGTCAAAAAGGCAGACGGCTCGGAGGTAGAGACGCCGGTGGAACTGATACAGCCCGGCGACATCATAATCGTCAGGCCGGGAGAAAAGATACCTGTCGACTCGACGGTTGTGCAGGGCAAGTCCGCAATCGACGAGTCGATGGCGACAGGCGAGTCCGCACCCGTACACAAGAAAACCGGCGACAGCGCAATCGGAGGCACCGTGAACAGGGAAGGGATGCTCCTTGTCAAGGCGACCAGGGTTGGCGCAGACTCGTTTCTTTCACAGGTAGTGAAGCTGGTCGAAGAGGCTATGGGCAAAAAGCCGGCGATGCAGAAGCTCGTGGACAAGGTTGCAGGGTATTTCGCGTACGCGGTGATGGCAGTTGCCGTTGCGGCCTTTGGCATATGGTACGCGCTTGCAGCAGGAGCAACAGAAGCAGCGATAATCCCGGCAGTGGCCATACTGGCCGTGGCGTGCCCGTGCGCGCTCGGCCTTGCCACTCCCACCGCGATAATGGTCGGGATGGGCAAGGGCGCTGCGCATGGAGTCATCTTCAAGAGCGGCGACGCGATTGAGGCGCTCAGCAAGGCCAGGGCGGTAGTATTTGACAAGACGGGCACGCTCACGCAGGGCAGGCCGCAGGTCACAGACGTCATACAGCTAAAGCAGGAAATTGATACGGAAGGCCAGAGCGTGCCTGACAGTACAGGCGTGCTGCTCCTTGCCGCCACTGCGGAGAACTACTCGGAGCACCCACTTGCAAAGGCAATAGTCGGCCACGCCAAGAGCGCAGGGATAGAGCCGAAGGAGGTCTCTGACTTTCAGGTGACCCCAGGCATGGGCGTGACTGCGGTATGGGACGGCACCACGGTAAGGGTGGGCAGCAAAAAGTTCATAGAAGAGGCGGGCGTGGGCGCCGCCGTCTCGTCTGCGCAGGCAGCGGTGGAAAAACTGCAGGCGCAGGGCAAGACGGCTGTGCTGGTGACTGCAAACAGCGACATTGTCGGCGTCATCGGCCTGATGGACGCGCCCAAGCAAGAGGCCAGAGAAGCGATAGAGGCGCTCAAGGGCCTCGGCATCGAGCCAGTGATGGTGACAGGCGACAACAGGAGGACGGCCGAGGAGATAGCCAGGCTAGTCGGAATAGAGAGGGTCTATGCAGGAGTGCTCCCTTCAGGCAAGGTGGACGCAATAAACGAGATACGCAAAAGCGGCATGGTAGTAGTGGCGATGGTAGGCGACGGGATAAACGACGCTCCCGCTCTCACTGCCGCCGATGTCGGCATGGCTATAGGCTCTGGCACAGACCTTGCGATAGAGGCAGGAAGCGTAGTGCTAGTAAAAAGCGACATTCGCGGCGTAGTTTCAGCGGTCGAGATTGCAAGAAAGACGGTCGGCAAGATAAAGCAGAACCTTGCATACGCATTTCTCTATAATGTCGTTCTGATACCGGTCGCAGCGATGGGGTTGCTGTATCCCGCGCTGGCAGGGCTTGCGATGGCCGCAAGCTCGGTGTCGGTGACTGCCAGCTCGCTTGCGCTCAAAAGGTGGAAGCCAAGG
The sequence above is drawn from the Nitrososphaera viennensis EN76 genome and encodes:
- a CDS encoding heavy metal translocating P-type ATPase — translated: MEEASAQTTATKKTLLKIGGMHCAGCVNSIQRHVSTVEGVSKVEVNLASEKAVVEFDPAKVGLPDIEKAIEEVGYRVVYEKVSLKVEGITDSADAQRLEGGISRMEGVRSASANYGNAQVLVEYSPALVSLADIRKKVGDYGYSVIGESTQASAHDVEARKLKNLFFLGVAFTVPVVLFSYPEVFSFLPLAGTSAGAYIAFAAASIVQFVTGSRFYSGAFRIARMRSANMDTLVVLGTTAAYVFSAYNTFPAPTWHGIYYDASSLVITFILLGKYLELKTKGRTGAVIRKMLELQPKAARVKKADGSEVETPVELIQPGDIIIVRPGEKIPVDSTVVQGKSAIDESMATGESAPVHKKTGDSAIGGTVNREGMLLVKATRVGADSFLSQVVKLVEEAMGKKPAMQKLVDKVAGYFAYAVMAVAVAAFGIWYALAAGATEAAIIPAVAILAVACPCALGLATPTAIMVGMGKGAAHGVIFKSGDAIEALSKARAVVFDKTGTLTQGRPQVTDVIQLKQEIDTEGQSVPDSTGVLLLAATAENYSEHPLAKAIVGHAKSAGIEPKEVSDFQVTPGMGVTAVWDGTTVRVGSKKFIEEAGVGAAVSSAQAAVEKLQAQGKTAVLVTANSDIVGVIGLMDAPKQEAREAIEALKGLGIEPVMVTGDNRRTAEEIARLVGIERVYAGVLPSGKVDAINEIRKSGMVVVAMVGDGINDAPALTAADVGMAIGSGTDLAIEAGSVVLVKSDIRGVVSAVEIARKTVGKIKQNLAYAFLYNVVLIPVAAMGLLYPALAGLAMAASSVSVTASSLALKRWKPRLSG